The Anopheles gambiae chromosome 2, idAnoGambNW_F1_1, whole genome shotgun sequence genomic sequence TCGACACCATCATCACCTCGACCGTGGACCAACCGAGACCGCCGGCCAGCGCGTACTTGTTGGTGGCGATCATCTTGCCGAAGAGGTCGTCGCCCTCCGGCTTGTCGTAGTAATTTGCCTTTAAGCTCATGTTTAGCTAAAATGATACGTTatacaattaaaataaagcaacaacTTAAATAGATGCATGCATGCAAATAGACAAATTTATAGGTTTTTGAGAAGTAGCAAATGAATTCATTCTGCCGGAATACGTAAGctgcaaaaccaaaacaaaacacttggCTCATGATTTTCTACACGCAACACTCATTTTTCACGGTATCAATCACGTTCTTTTGATTGCATTATGCTTCCTCAGAGTAGCTTGCATCTTCCTCATTCGATTACACGCTAAAACCCTACAAATTTGCCACaattttcatgaaaaacttACTGATTTCCTCGAGCAAAAGGCGAATTTTACGTAACTTCAACCTAAAACTTGACGTTTCTGCAGCAATTTCGAGAGGGGACCTCGAAATGTCAAACAGCGCTCAGGGTGCCTAGTGGCGATGACGTTTGCCGAAGGAATCTGGTCCACTGGCTGCTAGGAACGTACGCAGCCAAGATAtcggtttttaattttatttttgttttaataaaccTACCTTGCCTTTTTCAGTAAAATCGATACTAAAATATGATTGTTTCACGTTACAATCAATTATGCTTCCCTTTTTAGCCCCTTTTTAGTTTGCAACCATTTTATGAACCATTTTGTGTCCCACACAACGCACTCTTCTTCCCGCCACAGGATGATTACGTGAAGTTGTCATTAGAAAAATTAGAAGTAAACATTAGCCAGCTGATtggggtggtttgtttttatcaaatttgttCGGtttttcaaacaacaacagctctGTTACTAGTTCTGAAGTGGTTGAAGTGATATTCCCTTAATTAAATTTGCAATACTAAAATCAATTTCTACTAGATTTACGATACCAAACATCTTGCATCTTCGGGTGCAAGGTGCAGGCAATGAACTGCGTTATACTGAACGCAATCCGCAATGCTCAGCTAAGAAATGTAGCTTATCGCTTTTGCTCATCTAGTACAAATGGCCCCGACCGGACAGCAGATGATAGTGTGCCAGAGGTAACAGCATTCGAGAAAAACTTTACATATGGTGCATTATTAAACCATCTCCTTTCCTTGTAGCTACCTCCCGAACCGACAACTTGCTGCATGTCCGGCTGCCAGAACTGCGTGTGGATTCAGTACGCGGCGGACCTTACCAAAATACTAGACGATGGCGGCGAAAAGGCACGTGAAATTGTGCTGGAAAAGATATCCGACCCGAGCTTGAAGATGTTTTTGAAAATGGAACTGCAAAATATGCCACCGTCGAAGAACGATCCCGCGTGAAACGACCTGCAGGATTGCAGCAACAAGGATAGATTAAGGGTTCGTAAAGCGTAATTTCAGACATTAACGTTTAGGTAGGAATCTATTTTAATTCAAAACTTAAAATAAACTTGTGATATCAAAGAGGAAAGCGGAAAACAGttttatctttctttcttgcatGATGAACCAAAGATGAGAAGCCGTTACACAAATCACTTCCCCCAACAACACACAGACCCTGCAACAAAACGAATAAACCTCTACCATTTTAGacaacacacaaccacacaaacacaaactcacatacacacttactcTTAACGACAAAAGTTACTTcatatgtatatattttaACTGCATGTTTGTTGGTCAAATTCAACAGTGCTTCCGCGAGACACGCATCGCACACAAATACTTCACAGAAAGTAAAGTGtatattgtatttttgttcTCAATTTTTTGTTGTCACTCTTATAGTTGGTGGTTTGattagaaaattaaattttagcTTCGTTTCATGGACACTTTTGTTTCGCCAATAAGAAATCTATCTCCTTCAACAGCTTCAATTTGCTTCGAGGTTCTGTTTCTATCTTAATGAGCACGCCTTTTTATGAATTCAttcgcgtgcgtgtgtttgcgaATATTCAAACGTAAAAATTAAACTTCATTTTGCTTCGCTTTCCAATTCGTTCGAGTaaaggtgttttgtttttgattacCTTAAATGCTACATCGAGTGTTTCTTCctttccaaaacaaaaaaaaaatagcgaaCATcaaatacacgcacacactcgggAATATTCGAAGATCGGAAAGAAAGAATGAGAAAATGGACAGAATGGATGAGGCTTGCAAAAGGATGTTTCTCCTTTTAGccaatacacaaaacaaaacaaaaaaaaaagattaagcCGAATGGATAAATATACTCCTTTACAGTAAATAGTAGCataaatagcgaaaaagcccTGCTCTCTTCTGTGATGGTATGTCCTGGCTGCACACTAGAACGGAACAGAAGACAGCGCAATGCAAAACGACAAGCAACGTGTACACTCATAGTAGGCGTAGCAGTTGACCGGTTGAATATTAGCGAGCACGTGGTTTGTTGCGCACTCGTCCAGTTGCGTACACTTCCGAACGATCTGAAGGCTGATCCTCCTCCTCTCTCTCACCGTAGACAAATGGTGTATGTGTTGATGTAGATAATGCAACGATTTCGGCGGTCGGCACTTGTGGTGTTGTacgttttgttctgtttttttttctctgctcaCGCGCACAGCTGCGGATTTGTCCTTTCGGCGTGAATTGTTGCGCATTTTCCGGCGTATCATACAGCTTCGTTTAGGATGTTGCAGATTGTTGCGTATTGTACATTTTTTCCCCGCCAACATTCCACACAACGAACACGAAAtaatgcatacacacacatagacacaaccacacataacaacaaaaatctgCCCGCGCTTTagcgctctctccctctcttcctGGTGTGCCTCCCAAAGCGTATCCTTTTTATGCGCTATAACTACTATTTTTGTGTAAGtttcgtctctctctctctctctctctctctctctctctctctctctctctctctcttgtttttcttctttttcgccCACTCCTAACTGGCAAACATTCAAACCCGTGGACGACGACGCTGACGACGctgacggcgacgacgacaccACCCACCGAACTACTAAAAAGCGTATAGTAGCGCACACTTTTTAGCTGTATCTGTTTTTGGggtaaacaaaaagaagaaaaacgtgGACAAGAGCACAggacataaataaaaaagcacaGAATAATGCATTAGATGAGATGTTTTCCGCACGTGGCGACGTTGGGTGGGTGAGAAAGTAGCGTAAGTAGTAGTAAACGGGAGGGTTTTAGTATTCGGTGTTCGTTGTTAGCATGATTTGGTTTAGTTTATGGGTAGGATATACACTGTTAGTACGTCGCTGAGGAGGAGATGAACAAATGGTTCTCTTGCCTTCGTTCTTTTCCTACATCGCTTTGGttttgtggggtttttttttttttttttggaaggaTAAGATACATGAAGGAAACGCACACTGGAGGGAATGGTGTGTGCGTCATATGAATGGAGGAACAGAGACGGGGCTCGGGGGGGATGCTTTAATATCCAGACCTTCTCTGCTGGTTGCGGATGGCGTTGGCCAGACAGCAGGCCGAGATCAGACCGACCAGCTCGACGGCGGCGACACCGAGCGACACCCAGGCGACAATGTTACCGGCACTGTCCAGGAACTCGGACAGCCGGCTCAGGCAGCCGCTGGCAAACGGCACGCACAGCGGAGCGGTTccgccgctgctgcagcacgACTGCGGGAAGCTGGCGACGCCATAGTCCAGGAAGCTACGCTTGCCACAGCATTGCAGCTATAGGAGAGGAATGGAAAGAAGCTCATTTAGTGTCCATTTAAtgggttgttgtgtgtgtgtgtgagggtgtgATCAGTCTTACGTTCTGCTGGATGGAGTTGACCAGATCGGCATTGACCGGGTTGTCACGGTTCTCAAACACACGCTCGAAGCCCTTCTTGATGGCGGTGGTCACATCACCGACGAACACAAACACCAGCACCGCAATCACAATCTGAGCGATCACGAGCAGAATCAGGAAGAAGCTGTACTGTTGTttggaggaaaacaaaatcgtatCAGATGTGCGTCCAGTGCTATCCCGAATCCCGTGAAAATCTAGTGCGAATCTCTCGGTCTCCACTTACGGTCGAGGTCATGCAGTAGGATTCGCGAATAGCACCGCAGCAGCCGAAGAACGAGATGACAAACACGACCGAGCCGAACACGATCAGCAGGATGGACGGGGCGACGATGTTGTACTCATCGCTGATCTCGCGCAGCTCCTCAAGCTTCACCAGCGAAACGGCACCGATCACGATCAGCGCAATGCCGCAGAGCTGTTGGAGAGTAGGGGAAGAAAGACATGTTCAATCAGTAAATCGTATTGGTTGAGTTAAGGAATTCAGATTGATTACAATATTAGAGTTCTATGAGATGAGATTCGTCCAGGTAAACCGATGTCACCTAATTGTCCTGGCGCTAGTCATCCTTGATGGTATAATCATCAGGAATTTAGACTTGAGATCAAGAGATTTTCCTATCATTCTTATCATCTTCCACTTCTTGTTCGGCTTCTTGGGACCTCATTTCTCCACATCTGATGCGAGGCTTCCAGTTTTGCTCAAGAATGATGATCTAGATGAGCTTTAATTACAGGAGCCTGCGCGTCTGCATCAGTCAATCCCATGGATCAGGGCCCATTTTGGCATTCGCCCCACCATCTCTGACTAACTGTGTTGATATATCAATCATTGATACGAAAACCCCGTTTTGCCGGCCACGCATTGATAAGGCAGTCCAAAATTAGCTTTATCTTACATGTCTTTTTTGGCTGCACAGATGTGGACCCTTCTCTACCCTTTCCTAGCATGCTTCATTGCTAAAGATAAGGGACGTACAACATACTACCCTAAAATAAACCATTGCTCGAAAATCGAgcctttttccccttttcctaCATCCACCAACATAGTTTGGCAATTCCacaattcatttttttgttctaataGTATAGATAAAGTTCGTTTGAAAGCACCATTTTCTTTCGGTGCGCTTTCGAGTTCGCTGGAAGTGTTTAAGCACCAGATAACGGGCTACGGTTGCGCACGGATTGAGGACACCAGAACGAACGAATCTTCTTATCTTGCTTATATTTCCTTCACGAATTCCTATCGATCGATCACCTTCCGGCTGTAGTGAAGGGTGTTTTTGCATCAGAAATGACTTCCTGATTAGATCATACTTTTCTGCTTCATTTCAGCAGCACACGAACAGAATGTCTTGGTGGCTCCTTCTTCGTGATTCCCTCCATTCACTTTGTGAGTGTCTTCTATTTAACACACATTACAATACATCTCTATCCATCCCGGACATGTGACGGAATTCGTCAAAGACTGTCACCCCCAAAAGGCTCTAACCATCACCCatcgatgatgacgatgacgaagaCGCCAACGCcgacatacaaacacacaaccctTAAGAAGAGAGCAtcatcaacaaaaaatgagAAGCGGAATTCCGTCGCCAGCGCATCCCCCCCAACGCCAAACCAAGATCCCACAACCAAGCTGTTGGTGCCACGATTCTTTGGGATGAGGCGGAAAAGCGGGAAAACAGTAACACGGTAGCGACAAggcgtcgtcgtcttcgtcgtcgtcgccgccgccATCGTTTGCGGAGGGAGGATTTAGGGGAGAACTCAACTCGTAATTGCGCCGTCGTTTCGTTCGCCGAAGGCACCGAAAATACACAACCAAAATGGGTTGTTGTGTCTCCCCAGTCTGCCAACTATCGAAAGTTTGATGGTTTGTGGGTTTTGTGTATTTGCAGGCTTGCATATAAACCGTCCCCTTGTTCGGAGGAGAATGAGCCTGAAGTGAGTGTGCAGCGTTTGCGCATGTATTGTAATGTATGTCTCCACTCTCTCCAGGGGAGTTCctttatttgtttgattttgggaTTGTAGAACGCTGTGCGAAGAAAGTGGGACATGTACGCAGTGGACGTCGCTTATCCTTTTCCTACGTGCCCCTTAAGTACTATTCGGTGTTGGGGCGTCGTAAAAGCTCCTTATCCCAAGTGAAAAGGCATCGATATTTTACAATGTAAATTTCGACTGCCATGGGCGGGATTTTTCGGAAGATCGATTTTGGACACTTTTATGATCATGATTTCCGCTCCTAGAATGTCACCAAACACAGCTGGCAAAAAAGAAGCCTTTTTAGGGGGTTTACGGGCAACAATTTGTCGTTTCATTTCGCGCGTATCAACAGTGGCTCACAGTGGAGCAAATTGATGGAGCAAACTGCCCTGGCCCCGCCATATCGTCATCATCGCCCATCGTCATTTGCATTTGCCGGGCAGCTCGGGCGTAACCACAGCGGCGAAACTTGGTGTGACTCGGAACATGATGTCATCGCGATGTCCAATGCCACACAGCAGCGCAACACACAATGGCATAAACAACAGCAAGCGTCTATTAATCCGCGCGCGTGGTAGGAGAGCGCGTATGCACTCACTCTACACTTCCTGGTTTAAAAGCTGTGGACGTGATTGTATTCCATCTTTCACAGACCTAGATATATTCACTGGCTCAATATGGGGACGTCAATACGGGTCCACTGGCGAGGgagttgattgttcgcatcgAGATAAAACTGGTTGTTCACGCGAGTAAGACCGGAATGCAGGGCAACGCGTCATGTATCCACgagtcatgtgtgtgtgtgtgaccttggCCATGGTTCATTGGCGTGGTCCCGTGATCACACCACAAATGTATGTCCCAGAATTGCAGCCAAGGAGAGAGGAGGAACAAGTGAGCGCCAACAATTACAACCGCTAACCGCGAAGTGCTATCATTAGTATGCAGAGCAGGACAACACCGGACACAAGGCCCACATGCAAGGGGGGTTGacagctgatgatgatgatgatggagaaACGCACCGAACACAGTAAATGCTGTCACTCatttcaacaccaaccaaCGAACAACGATAAATTGTACCATTAATCGATAATCGGGAGCTCTCTAGGGCATTAGACATAGGGGCAGGACACGATCACTAATGCCTACCGAATTTCCAGACACCAACGTTGTGCATTGTGGAGTTGGGGTGCGGGCAGGACGAACGGTCTTCTAAACAAACTGACCTCCTTTTGTGGATGATGAGGTGTGATGATGAGCAAACCATTTCCTGCGGTTCTTCCTGGGAAATTCCACCGAGCGCACGtgacacaccacaccacgtgGTCGTCGTTCGCGCAAACGATACAGCACCAACAGGCGCTGCGCTCCATTAACTGGGTGGTGGTTATTGAAGGTGAAAACTGAAGTGCGAAAAGGCCATGAACTCGCTCCCTTCCTCTCCCTATCTTCCCCTTTTGTTCGACAATCAACAGATTTCATTCCCACGCTAAAACGCATTCTTATTGGTGTTTGGTGGGGTGGTGGCCAAACGTTCTCTTTCTCGGAAATGTAGGTCGATTATGGATGGCCCGAACATACATTCTTGCCCCGTCACGATCGTCATTTATTCAGCGAGCTGAATACGGGGCAGGtgaattattggacaaaattaataaatatccTATTAATGGGTGAGTTTTCGCTATTGATTGGTTGGGGTTGGTTGGTTCGGTGGCCAACCATCGCCCCGAAGTAACACAAacttctttctttcccttcttgcttttttattgtgcgtgtgtcttcGATCGAGACTCATCAAATGAATGGTTTATGCTCGCTAAATCGTAACCAAAACTAGGCGGATTAAGGTTgagccaaacacacacacagaggcagTTATCGGGGTTGTTCCGCTGagcgctgtgtgtttgtgttttttcttcgattTCAAACGCCATCAACCGTGACACAGTGCGAGAAGCTCTACACAGCACATACAGCACAGAAAAGGAGCAAGGAAGGGCGAATGGTGAACTTCCAACCCCTGTCCTAATGACTTGAAGTTTGGCGGGTGTCGTCCCCTGTCCCCGGTGCCAGTAAAGCAAGCGTAAATTAGACGCGATAGAGTTTCACCTACGCAGAATATCCATTTTCCCGCGTGGTAGTGGCGAATTCCAGAGGGCGGCCCACCTCCAGTGTGTCTTTGGTTCTTGTGGGTGTGCCCACATATATAAGACACCCCCTCACGATCTGCGCTGCGTTGCTGCGTAGTGTGTAGAACCAGATGTGTTTGCTGTTACCAGTCTAAATGGTCTTGACAAAATGGCTTctcaaaaatgtgcacaatCGCCTTAGTTTGCTAGTGACGGCCTGTACATGCCTTGATCGTGGAGCAGCAGTACAGCACACGATCGCGGAGACTGAgtcaaacacgcacacatacacacgcaatcTATGCAATCGCCCCTACCGAGATGAGTCGCGATTTTGCTTCGCCTTGAACCGAAGGCGTTCTACTTCCATAAACCTTTGTACAATCGTTAATTTCGCCTTCGGTTCGCAGATTCCATTAGGCGGTTTGGCTGGGGTTGTTCTACCCTGtaaggttgtgtgtgtgtgtgcctgctaAAACCTCAGTCTGGGGGTTCACCCTTAGtaggagcacacaaacaaccaccaccaccaccagcagcagcagcaccgctaCCACACAACAACAGGCGTTCTGAAACGCGAAAGTGCAGCCACCCGTAGCATAGTGCCgatcgtgtttttgtttgagcGTTTTTCTcgccttgtgtgtgtgtgtttgtgtgaatgtttATTCACCGGTGTAAACCACCGCTCTCACACTCGCGAGGTATATTTGCTACAGTTGGACGGCTTGGGTACGACCGCCATTTGCAAATTCTCAATCGTTGATAGTGGTGACCCCGAGGCGAACAGTCTCTCCTCGCCGCCGGCAAACCATCTTTTATGAGAGGGGTGGTAGGTGCATGGTACGCTGACGGGTGACAGCAAAtactccagcagcagcaagcagtgTGTCATCTGGTGGTTGCGCACTAACAAGCGCCCAATCCTCTTCCGTCATTTGGTAAAAGGTGCGTCATCACCGCATGCCAGAATGGGACGATGAATCGACCAGCCCAAACAAGCCTGGCTCATCAACATCACACATCCACCTACTATTTGCTCTCTTCTTTCCCCTCTCTCCCCCcgagacacaaacacatgcatcGGTTTATGCGCCGCCGCAAGGGTTTTGCGCGG encodes the following:
- the LOC133395082 gene encoding oxidoreductase-like domain-containing protein 1, translated to MNCVILNAIRNAQLRNVAYRFCSSSTNGPDRTADDSVPELPPEPTTCCMSGCQNCVWIQYAADLTKILDDGGEKAREIVLEKISDPSLKMFLKMELQNMPPSKNDPA
- the LOC1269922 gene encoding 23 kDa integral membrane protein isoform X1; protein product: MALNCGHSTIKYLLFIFNLLCSLCGIALIVIGAVSLVKLEELREISDEYNIVAPSILLIVFGSVVFVISFFGCCGAIRESYCMTSTYSFFLILLVIAQIVIAVLVFVFVGDVTTAIKKGFERVFENRDNPVNADLVNSIQQNLQCCGKRSFLDYGVASFPQSCCSSGGTAPLCVPFASGCLSRLSEFLDSAGNIVAWVSLGVAAVELVGLISACCLANAIRNQQRRSGY
- the LOC1269922 gene encoding 23 kDa integral membrane protein isoform X2; the protein is MALNCGHSTIKYLLFIFNLLCSLCGIALIVIGAVSLVKLEELREISDEYNIVAPSILLIVFGSVVFVISFFGCCGAIRESYCMTSTYSFFLILLVIAQIVIAVLVFVFVGDVTTAIKKGFERVFENRDNPVNADLVNSIQQNLQCCGKRSFLDYGVASFPQSCCSSGGTAPLCVPFASGCLSRLSEFLDSAGNIVAWVSLGVAAVELVGLISACCLANAIRNQQRRYS